The Natrinema sp. DC36 genome includes the window CGCCGAGGTGGGCTTCGTTCTCGTCGAAGTCGCGGTATTCCGATCCTTGTTACTCCTGACCCGGTTTTCAGCCCGTTTTCGAGCGTTTGGCTCCGTCTCACACCTTCAAGCGGCTGATTCTATCGATTGGGTAGTTCTGGGACACAAACTGCATAATGCTATATTGAATATCGAGCAACCCGCTGCTGTCGGTCGGCAGCACAGCGTTTATGCTGGGCAACGAGCTATTGGTGGTAGCGACCCCGTTACCCCTGACCCTGGAACCCTCTATGACCACGCAGATTCCGTTCGCGATCGACTTCCACGTCCACTCCGACGACTCCTACGACGGGCACGAACCGATCGAGCTGATCCTCGAGCACGCCGCAGATATCGGTCTCGACGGAGTGGTCATCACCGACCACGACGAGATCGACGAATCGCGGCGCGCCGCCGACCTCGCGCCCGAGTACGGACTGATCGGCATCCCCGGCGTCGAAGTTTCGACGCAACACGGCCACCTGCTGGCGATCGGCGTCGAGAAGCGCCCCGATCCGGGGCAGCCGTTCATGGACACCGTCGAGACCGTCCGCGACCTGGGCGGGGTGGCGATCGTTCCCCATCCCTTCCAGCGCAGTCGCCACGGCGTCCGGAAACGCCACATCGACGACGCCGACGCGATCGAGACCTACAACTCGATGGTCTTTACGGGCTACCGCAACCGGCGGGCCCGAACGTTCGCCAGTCGCCGGGACTATCCCCAGATCGGTGCCAGCGACGCTCACTACCTCCCCAACGTGGGCAAAGCCTTCACCGAGGTCGTCGTGACGCCCGACACGGCGGCCCCGACGAAGGCGGATATCGACGGCGACGAACTCATCGAGGCCATCCTCGAGGGGCGAACCCAGATCCGCGGCAAGCGCACGCCGATTCGCAAGAGCGCCGTCCAGTACGGGAAGGGTGCGGTGCGCAAGACGGCGTACATGTTCACCTCGCGCGCGCCGCTGTTGCCGACGGTGCCGGCCTCGATGGACAGATCGACCTAGTGACGGACGCCGGACAGACCGTCTAATTTCGTCGGTTTCGTCGATTTTGACGCTTTTCGGAGACGGGAAAAACTCACTGGTTCGATCGGAACGGACTCCCTGAGCGTCCTGCTATCGTGGCAATAGGGAGTCGCCACGCCCTCCCCAACCGACTCGCTCGCTGCTCACGGTTCCCGTCGGTCACCGTTCGCTTTCGAGGCCTCACTTCGTTCGGCCTCGCACCGCCCGCTCGTCCCTCGCGCGGTTTCGTGTCACGCTTCGCTGCCGCTCACCGTGATACAGCGCACGCCACCGCGTGCCAACTCATTCCTCTCGAGCGAGCGGTCGTTAGGAAAGTTGCTCGCCAACGATTTCGTCGGCGCGTTCGACGAACGTTTCCTCCTCGCCTTTCGGGACCGTCGCGCCCGCCGCGACGTCGTGGCCGCCGCCGTCGCCGCCGACGGCTCGAGAGGCCTCGCCCATCACGGCCGAGAGGTCCAGCCCCTGCCGGACAAGCGAGTGGGTGCCCCGCGAGGAGACCTTGACCTCCTCCTCGTTCTTGTCTGCGAAAGCGATGATCGGCTTCGAGCGGCTGATCCCCTGATTCCCCATCGCCATTCCCGCGACGATGCCGACGATGGTCTCGCGGATCTCGTCGCTCGCGTGGAACCACTGAACGTGTTCCTCCTGGGTCGCTCCCTCTCGAGTAACCAGATCGATACCGTTCGAGAGGTTGCGACGGTGCTCGCGCAGGAGCTGTCGGGCGCGCTCGAGCGCGCCGTCGCGATCGCCGAGACAGACGCCGAGCCCCACGCCCGCCCGCTCGTAGCGGGCGGTCGCGTTGAGCAGTGTCGAGAACTCGCTGGCGTCCCGGAGCTCGGTACCGACGGGCTCCTCGCTGAGGACGTAGGCCGTGCTCACGAGTTGATCGATCTTTTTCGCGGGGACGCCGCTCGAGACGGCCCGCCGGACGAGCGCGCTGGCGACGGTCTGCTTTTCCTCGTTCGTGAGCCCGGCCCAGCGCCGCCAGTCGCCGTCGCGTTTCAACTCGAGGTCGAGACCGTCGAGAAACCGCAGCGCGCCGTTTGCGTCGTTCGAGATGCCCGGAATGTGAACGTCGGTCGCGTACTCGAGGAGCTTGGGGAGCGGACGGGTCTGTTTCCCGTAGAGCGCGAGGTCCTTGCCCGTCTCGAGGACGCCGGCGTCGACGCCCTCTTCGACGATCGCCGCGTTCGCGCCGTGAAGTTCGCCGCCGGCGGCCTGCATGTCGCCCACGGCACCGACGACCGCGAGGGCGGCGAGGTCGCAGTTGTCGGCGCGGGCGTTCGCGGCTCCCGACGCGGTGACCGTCCCGCCGTCAGAGTGCAGCGCCGACGAGGATCTCGATTCACCGACTTGCTCACCCCCGTCCGCCGCAACCGACGGGTCCGGATCGTGGTCCGAGACGTCCGCCAACGCCCGCGCAAGGACGTAACTCGCGCCGGCCCCCGAAAGTTCGGAGGCCCCGTTGATCCCGAACAGCAGCGGGTTGAGGTGGTACTCGGTCTCCCGGTCGGCGGGCTGGTGGTGATCCGCGATCACCGGGGTGAAGTCGCCCGCCTCCTCGTGGTCGCCGATGATCTCGAGCTGGCCGCTCCCGAAGTCCGTGAAGAGGACGGTGTCGTAGTCAGTCGCCGCGATGTCGGCGACCGCGTCCTCGTCGAGTTGTTTCTCGAAGACCGTCTCGAACGGGATCGCCGCCCGCTCGAGGGCTTTCGCGGCGATCGCCGCACTGGTGAGTCCGTCGGCGTCGATGTGTGAAGCGAGCAGTACTCGGTCGGCCTCGCACAGCCGCTCGGCGCACGCTACCGCACGATCCTCGAGTTCGGGAACCGGCCCTGCCATCGAGGAATGGTGGGGCGGCTTCGCCCATAAACCCGCGGATCGTCCCGCTCGTCCGACCGGGAACGAAACGGCTCACAGGGAGACCACGAGACCGTCGCCGTCCCGTTCGTACGTCGTCTCGAACGGAGCGGACCGAGCGCGCATCGTCTCCCGGAGCCAGGCCGCCTCGTCCTCGTCGGCGCGAGAGACGCCGTCGTCGATCGCGATGGGGACGAGGCGTATCTCCTCGAGACGCCCGTCCTCGAGCGTGACCTCGAAGAGGTAGCTTCGGTCGTTACCCAGGTCACCTTTGATTCCGAAATCGTCGACGAAGTCGCCGGTGTCGTGGAGGACGATCCCGTCACCGTACCGCTCGATCGCCTGAACGACGTGGGCGCTGTGGCCGTGAACGAGGTCGACGCCCCGATCGACGAGCCAGTGGCCGAAATCGACGAGCAGCTCACTGGGACGTTCGACCCAGTTCGGCCCCCAGTGAACCGACGCGACGAGCAGATCCGGATCGGTGGCTTGCGCGCGCTCGATCGCATCTCCGACGATCCGTTGGGTGTCGGGATCCGCCGGATCGGGTTTGATATGGGCTATTCCGGGCCGGTCGTTGGTCGCGCTGTAGCCGGCGTAGCGATCCGCAAATGAGACGACGGCGACGTCGACGGCGCCGACGGAAAACGTGGCCGGCTCGCGGGCCGCCGCTTGTGACCGACCGGCGCCCGCGACGTCGATGCTCGCCGCCTCGAGCGCGTCGATCGTGTCGGTCAGCGCCACCGCTCCGTAATCCATCGCGTGATTGTTCGCCAGCGACGCGAACCGGACGTTTGCTGCACTGAGTGCGGGCACGGCCCAGCCGGGATCGCCTCGGAAGTGAAACGTCCGGCCGGGGAACGGGTCGCCCCGCGTCGACAGACAGCACTCGAGGTTACAACAGACGCCGTCGAGGGACTCGAGCCGGGGCCGGAGGTCGCCCCAGACGGACGCGGGATCGACGTCGTCTCGCCCGTAGTGCCCGTTGAGATTCCGTCCGAGCATCGTGTCGCCGGCGAACCCGATCGTCGTTTCGGTGGGCTCGCGATCGTCGGACGAATCGTGAGTATCGGGTGAGACCGGGTCGGCTTCGGGTGTGGTGCAGCTGCCGACTGCCATCGTTCCCGCGGTCGCGAGGAACGCTCGACGATGTTGACTCATCGGTTTGATGGCTGCGTGTCTGCTCTCGGCTGTAAGTCGGCGTGGTGGATTCGCTGGAGTCTCGGCAAATCCCACAACCAGTTACAGCCGAGGGTATCTGCGGCCTTTCCGGGGCCCAAGAGCGCGAGCGATTGGTTCCGCTGAACTAGATACATGTAATATTTCCAATTG containing:
- a CDS encoding PHP domain-containing protein produces the protein MTTQIPFAIDFHVHSDDSYDGHEPIELILEHAADIGLDGVVITDHDEIDESRRAADLAPEYGLIGIPGVEVSTQHGHLLAIGVEKRPDPGQPFMDTVETVRDLGGVAIVPHPFQRSRHGVRKRHIDDADAIETYNSMVFTGYRNRRARTFASRRDYPQIGASDAHYLPNVGKAFTEVVVTPDTAAPTKADIDGDELIEAILEGRTQIRGKRTPIRKSAVQYGKGAVRKTAYMFTSRAPLLPTVPASMDRST
- a CDS encoding DHH family phosphoesterase, whose protein sequence is MAGPVPELEDRAVACAERLCEADRVLLASHIDADGLTSAAIAAKALERAAIPFETVFEKQLDEDAVADIAATDYDTVLFTDFGSGQLEIIGDHEEAGDFTPVIADHHQPADRETEYHLNPLLFGINGASELSGAGASYVLARALADVSDHDPDPSVAADGGEQVGESRSSSALHSDGGTVTASGAANARADNCDLAALAVVGAVGDMQAAGGELHGANAAIVEEGVDAGVLETGKDLALYGKQTRPLPKLLEYATDVHIPGISNDANGALRFLDGLDLELKRDGDWRRWAGLTNEEKQTVASALVRRAVSSGVPAKKIDQLVSTAYVLSEEPVGTELRDASEFSTLLNATARYERAGVGLGVCLGDRDGALERARQLLREHRRNLSNGIDLVTREGATQEEHVQWFHASDEIRETIVGIVAGMAMGNQGISRSKPIIAFADKNEEEVKVSSRGTHSLVRQGLDLSAVMGEASRAVGGDGGGHDVAAGATVPKGEEETFVERADEIVGEQLS
- a CDS encoding CapA family protein, whose translation is MSQHRRAFLATAGTMAVGSCTTPEADPVSPDTHDSSDDREPTETTIGFAGDTMLGRNLNGHYGRDDVDPASVWGDLRPRLESLDGVCCNLECCLSTRGDPFPGRTFHFRGDPGWAVPALSAANVRFASLANNHAMDYGAVALTDTIDALEAASIDVAGAGRSQAAAREPATFSVGAVDVAVVSFADRYAGYSATNDRPGIAHIKPDPADPDTQRIVGDAIERAQATDPDLLVASVHWGPNWVERPSELLVDFGHWLVDRGVDLVHGHSAHVVQAIERYGDGIVLHDTGDFVDDFGIKGDLGNDRSYLFEVTLEDGRLEEIRLVPIAIDDGVSRADEDEAAWLRETMRARSAPFETTYERDGDGLVVSL